Proteins encoded by one window of Cloeon dipterum chromosome 4, ieCloDipt1.1, whole genome shotgun sequence:
- the LOC135943844 gene encoding uncharacterized protein LOC135943844, with the protein MEEILKTGEEEGRPIGRANLGFFKTDALINNANDVFVLVVHYDFENQAIARKGDYQDVQNLKTSFGKNRNCNFRDLKSPKKEHLLDFLGDQDKLLRFFSSKDPPDVFLLFVLSHGYEDGIIYTDHFLDDQKTFAHFTTDEVFDSIKKLTKFEKCLKLINFGPCRGGLPDPKFNRNKEVCEETYKNRNASRITFTPAIHNLVVFYSTVETTLANRNEHGSWFVQKYCDCLNHTEEKPLLTFLSTVQNSMHYTSLPNLKTGESLGQTPEIKMFTQDREFIISRTLIAPVTYLYTDGKMAKPGSNTIHSKQFTWKSDEGQNVRGRNAFILYEQHDEHVEELVKSVRNLDFETRLFRLNERSLDSYFKICSGLEHDVGCILTCMFGEVSEKDDKEVCILVDQEKKSFTDILHSFVGPRNPQWIGRPKIFLLINQEALERDTLLPERVFDISATNHSGWLVLILKDKDLLEKLIRIFKCEDIQKGKHLQELLYPLMISESKKNNVLLNSTLQYLLDFPDWPRSFVRLSFSLRENESSKVNIFEFDEMVKEAKKSFEKGQVLLMSSGAGAGKTTVLKEITYQLGKSDPDLKILYISLKKHSLNILKIRNLIKFLAHATHHSIDDIQRLIEEKKAVVFLDGFDEICPILRENVITLFHALKERRIPTFIATRPHEAEIIKERINCEVLVEVEPLDKEKQIEFLKIVAGMNEKECIEFINDFEEKDILENPLHLSLLATIKGEGNLYQIYEKVVEKKLELCLVRDGYNIDDRTTFPLKMELASSHLQLIALRFLRNDESLIGQGISQEDLEKMNDYGVATVLDGEVTFLHQTFAEFLATKQFLKNFDSSQALDPALFQDSTFAQCRKFLDIFYCTLEKEEDEDLIYHTEALLAVAKSIGPVLFLKKVVEDNLRQVFRMLKSKISFHAESNAFICIEKSPELLMSAIGREEIAVQLLEMGVLDKTGLEEILPDLLRNIEENNAVVILKKLRMEFSDLPLMIEACYSYDSETSKRLKKVGFAAIRNDFDVLLDMLIQIGIRAVEAFDEEENSLFAACRYGSVKCFRVLLKNRAQKVIYGSTLYDPLNVATEFGHLDLVKFLMDENPSLFKRDEGTLVLDGLPDIWNPFQYAILYGRKEIAAYFLSKCPSLNDIRTKGGKNPMQLAAILRKWKILEWLAHLPNTDIKSLIPDEESVHWTQFELENYEHFLMLQGGVKEKDKKGRSVLHYAAKYGYADLVAKFIEAGADIEATDVDGWNALHFACLLDKNIETIKLLHSRSKQLAKTMTSKGQTALHILAQYCNPNDFGTAISSNVDIARFLFEDAGVDLSVTDGYGKTKMEERLFTMPQKKEICV; encoded by the exons ATGGAGGAGATATTGAAAACAG GTGAAGAAGAAGGTCGTCCAATCGGGAGGGCAAACCTAGGATTCTTTAAAACGGACGCGCTGATAAATAACGCAaacga CGTCTTTGTCCTTGTCGTCCACTATGATTTTGAGAACCAAGCAATTGCTCGGAAAGGGGATTATCAAGACGTGCAGAACCTGAAAACATCGTTCGGAAAAAACAGGAATTGCAACTTTCGTGATCTTAAATCACCGAAAAAAGAGCATTTGCTCGATTTTCTTGGCGACCAGGACAAGCTCTTACGATTTTTCTCCTCAAAAG ATCCCCCAGACGTGTTTCTTCTTTTTGTGCTATCTCATGGATATGAAGATGGAATCATTTATACCGACCATTTCCTCGACGATCAGAAAACTTTCGCTCATTTCACGACAGATGAAGTCTTCGACTCGATCAAAAAGTTGACCAAGTTCGAAAAGTGCCTCAAACTGATCAATTTCGGC CCCTGTCGCGGGGGATTACCCGATCCAAAATTTAACAGGAATAAGGAAGTGTGTGAAGAGACGTACAAAAACCGAAACGCCAGTAGGATCACGTTCACTCCAGCAATCCACAATTTGGTGGTTTTCTATTCAACCGTTGAAA CAACGCTAGCAAACAGAAATGAACATGGGTCTTGGTTTGTACAAAAATACTGTGACTGTTTAAATCATACTGAGGAAAAGCCGTTGTTGACATTCCTCTCGACGGTGCAGAACAGCATGCACTATACATCCTTGCCTAATTTGAAAACAGGCGAATCCCTGGGTCAGACGCCAGAGATAAAGATGTTCACTCAAGACCGAGAATTCATCATATCAAG GACACTGATTGCTCCAGTGACATATCTGTACACTGATGGAAAAATGGCGAAACCTGGGTCAAATACGATACATTCCAAACAATTCACATGGAAGTCCGATGAAGGACAGAACGTTCGAGGTCGAAACGCATTCATTTTGTATGAGCAACATGATGAACATGTGGAAGAACTGGTTAAGTCAGTTCGTAACTTGGACTTCGAGACAAGATTATTTCGACTAAACGAACGCTCATTGGACTCCTACTTCAAAATCT GTAGCGGGTTAGAACACGACGTCGGCTGCATTTTGACATGTATGTTTGGTGAAGTGAGTGAAAAAGATGACAAGGAAGTTTGCATACTTGTCGACCAAGAGAAGAAATCATTTACAGATATTCTGCACAGCTTCGTTGGCCCGAGAAACCCTCAGTGGATCGGAcggccaaaaatatttcttctaaTTAATCAAGAGGCATTGGAACGTGACACA CTTTTACCAGAGAGAGTGTTTGATATTTCTGCTACGAATCACAGTGGCTGGCTGGTTCTGATTTTAAAGGATAAAG atttgtTAGAAAAGCTGATCAGGATCTTCAAATGCGAGGATATCCAAAAAGGAAAACACCTTCAAGAACTTTTGTATCCTTTGATGATTTCTGAATCAAAGAAGAACAATGTTTTGCTCAACTCTACGCTGCAATACCTCCTCGACTTCCCCGACTGGCCACGCTCATTCGTCAGGCTAAGTTTCAGTTTGAGGGAAAATGAAAGCTCGAAGGTCAATATCTTTGAATTTGATGAGATGGTAAAagaagcgaaaaaatcatttgaaaaaggTCAAGTTTTGCTCATGAGTTCCGGTGCCGGTGCCGGAAAAACGACAGTTCTTAAAGAAATCACTTACCAACTCGGCAAATCAGACCctgacttgaaaattttgtatatctCGCTGAAGAAACATTcgctgaatattttgaaaattcgaaaCCTCATCAAATTCCTTGCGCATGCAACGCATCATTCCATAGACGATATCCAAAGGTTGATCGAAGAGAAAAAAGCAGTTGTTTTCTTAGACGGATTCGATGAAATCTGCCCCATTCTCAGAGAAAACGTTATCACACTGTTCCATGCATTAAAAGAAAGGCGAATTCCTACATTTATCGCAACGAGACCACACGAGGCAGAAATAATCAAGGAACGAATAAATTGCGAAGTACTTGTTGAGGTTGAACCTCTGGACAAAGAAAAGCAAATcgagtttttgaaaattgtagcCGGAATGAATGAAAAGGAATGCATAGAGTTCATAAATGATTTTGAGGAAAAGGATATTTTGGAGAATCCACTGCACCTTTCACTACTAGCAACAATCAAAGGCGAAGGAAACTTGTATCAGATTTACGAAAAGGTCGTGGAAAAGAAACTTGAGCTCTGCTTAGTGAGAGATGGATACAATATTGACGACAGGACAACTTTCCCTCTAAAGATGGAATTGGCTTCGAGCCATCTTCAGCTGATTGCTCTGCGCTTCCTGAGGAATGACGAGAGCCTGATTGGACAAGGAATAAGTCAAGAAGACTTGGAAAAGATGAATGATTATGGCGTTGCAACTGTTCTGGACGGAGAAGTCACGTTTTTGCATCAGACATTTGCTGAATTTCTGGCCACAAAGCAATTCTTGAAGAATTTTGATTCGTCACAAGCATTGGATCCGGCCCTGTTCCAAGATAGTACTTTTGCGCAGTGCAGGAAGTTTCTGGACATATTCTACTGCACTCTGGAAAAAGAGGAAGATGAAGATTTGATATATCACACTGAAGCTCTACTAGCTGTCGCCAAATCTATTGGCCCTGTATTATTCTTGAAGAAAGTCGTTGAAGATAACCTAAGACAAGTTTTCAGAATGcttaaatccaaaatttcatttcacgcAGAATCAAATGCGTTCATTTGCATAGAAAAGAGCCCAGAACTGTTGATGAGTGCAATCGGCAGAGAAGAAATCGCCGTTCAACTGCTGGAAATGGGAGTTCTTGATAAAACAGGCTTGGAAGAAATTTTGCCTGATTTGCTGCGAAATATTGAAGAGAATAATGCGGTTGTCATACTGAAGAAATTGAGAATGGAATTTTCGGATCTTCCACTTATGATTGAAGCCTGCTATTCATACGATTCTGAAACGAGCAAAAGGCTCAAGAAAGTTGGATTTGCAGCAATTCGAAATGATTTTGACGTACTTCTCGACATGCTTATCCAGATTGGAATTCGTGCTGTTGAAGCATTTGATGAAGAAGAAAACAGTCTCTTTGCGGCTTGCAGATATGGAAGTGTCAAGTGCTTTAGAGTTCTGCTCAAAAACAGGGctcaaaaagtaatttatggCAGTACCCTCTATGATCCTTTGAATGTGGCCACAGAATTCGGTCATTTGGACCTGGTGAAGTTCCTAATGGATGAAAATCCCAGCTTATTCAAACGAGACGAAGGAACATTGGTTCTTGATGGACTGCCAGACATTTGGAACCCTTTCCAATATGCAATCTTGTACGGACGCAAAGAAATAGCcgcatattttctttcaaagtgCCCATCTTTGAATGATATTAGAACGAAGGGTGGAAAAAACCCAATGCAACTGGCAGCTATCTTGAGAAAGTGGAAAATATTGGAATGGCTAGCTCACTTACCAAACACTGATATCAAATCTTTGATCCCTGACGAAGAGAGTGTACATTGGACGCAATttgagctggaaaattatGAGCACTTCTTGATGCTTCAAGGCGGAGTCAAAGAAAAGGATAAAAAGGGGAGAAGTGTCCTTCATTACGCTGCAAAATATGGTTATGCTGACCTTGTTGCAAAATTCATCGAAGCCGGTGCCGACATCGAAGCCACGGACGTTGACGGCTGGAACGCGTTACACTTTGCTTGTCTGttagacaaaaatattgaaaccaTTAAGCTACTACATTCACGGAGCAAACAACTTGCTAAGACAATGACAAGTAAAGGACAAACAGCTTTGCATATTTTGGCGCAATATTGCAACCCAAATGATTTTGGAACAGCTATTTCGAGTAACGTAGATATTGCGAGGTTTTTGTTTGAAGACGCTGGAGTCGATTTAAGTGTCACGGATGGATATG